A portion of the Chloroflexaceae bacterium genome contains these proteins:
- the lysA gene encoding diaminopimelate decarboxylase, which produces MLPRHIWPDTATISAGRLHVGGCDAQALAAAYGTPLYVLDEATLRNAMRAYLEAFRSQGAPFGVHYAAKALLNIALAQIVAQEGLGLDVVSGAELLVARCAGVPLERVHFHGNAPGDAELERAVAWGVGAVVVDNLDELDRLATLTNGRARPQGVLLRVAPGIAARTHASIATGGADSKFGLPPEALDAAATRLRASSGLRFLGLHAHIGSQLFDLEPLRATVVVLVKLAARLRARHGLTAEELSPGGGLGAPYLAEEAAPDIGAYATALSATLREQCAADALPLPRLTVEPGRSIVARAGVALYTVVGRKLAADGTTRYIHVDGGMADNPRPALYNARYTALLANRAGEPPGPPVTVAGRYCESGDVLLHDAPLPPARPGDLLAVATAGAYTLSMAGTYNLTPRPAAILVAEGRARLIQRRETEDDLLARDVPL; this is translated from the coding sequence ATGCTTCCCCGCCACATCTGGCCGGATACGGCGACCATCAGCGCGGGCCGGCTCCACGTCGGCGGATGCGACGCGCAGGCCCTCGCCGCTGCCTACGGCACGCCCCTGTACGTGTTGGACGAGGCGACGCTGCGCAATGCGATGCGCGCCTACCTGGAGGCCTTCCGCAGCCAGGGGGCGCCCTTCGGGGTGCACTACGCCGCCAAGGCGCTGCTCAACATCGCGCTGGCCCAGATCGTCGCGCAGGAGGGCCTGGGTCTGGACGTCGTCTCCGGAGCGGAATTGCTGGTGGCGCGGTGCGCTGGCGTGCCGCTGGAGCGGGTCCACTTTCACGGCAACGCCCCCGGCGACGCGGAACTGGAGCGCGCCGTGGCCTGGGGCGTCGGCGCGGTGGTGGTTGACAACCTCGATGAACTGGACCGGCTCGCCACGCTGACGAACGGACGCGCAAGACCCCAGGGCGTTCTCCTGCGCGTGGCGCCGGGCATCGCCGCGCGCACCCACGCCTCCATCGCCACCGGCGGCGCGGACTCCAAGTTTGGCCTGCCCCCCGAAGCGCTTGACGCCGCCGCGACGCGGTTGCGCGCCAGCTCTGGCCTGCGCTTTCTCGGGCTGCACGCCCACATCGGTTCGCAACTCTTTGACCTGGAACCGCTCCGGGCCACCGTCGTCGTCCTGGTGAAGCTGGCGGCCCGCCTGCGCGCCCGCCACGGCCTGACGGCGGAGGAACTTAGCCCTGGCGGGGGCCTGGGCGCCCCCTATCTGGCCGAAGAAGCCGCACCCGACATCGGAGCCTACGCCACGGCCCTGAGCGCCACACTGCGCGAGCAGTGCGCCGCCGATGCCTTGCCACTGCCGCGCCTGACGGTCGAACCGGGGCGCTCGATCGTCGCGCGGGCGGGCGTAGCTCTCTACACGGTCGTCGGGCGCAAACTGGCCGCCGATGGAACGACGCGGTACATCCACGTTGACGGCGGCATGGCCGACAACCCGCGTCCGGCGCTCTACAACGCCCGCTACACCGCGCTGCTGGCCAATCGCGCCGGAGAGCCTCCCGGCCCGCCCGTCACCGTCGCCGGACGCTACTGCGAGTCGGGCGATGTGCTCCTGCACGATGCCCCGCTTCCCCCGGCTCGTCCCGGCGATCTGCTGGCCGTCGCCACCGCCGGGGCTTACACCCTCAGCATGGCCGGCACCTACAATCTGACGCCCCGGCCCGCCGCTATCCTCGTGGCCGAGGGGCGCGCCCGCCTCATCCAGCGCCGCGAGACCGAAGACGACCTGCTGGCGCGCGATGTGCCGTTATGA
- a CDS encoding HD domain-containing protein → MLTDRARETLYTWVAADSLRKHCEAVSACMVHFAQRNGADADLWGAVGLLHDMDFERYPDMPEDTPEVHALARALITGEPVPETLPGHPFYGVKYLRDTGWPPEVLRAILSHADYSGIAPESPLERALYAVDELSGFVTAVALVRPDRSIHSVEVASVKKKMKDKAFAAKVSREGMRHGAEVIGMPLDDLIAEVIAGLRAAAPRLGLEGAA, encoded by the coding sequence ATGCTCACCGACCGCGCCCGTGAGACGCTCTACACCTGGGTCGCCGCCGATAGCCTGCGCAAACACTGCGAGGCGGTGTCAGCCTGCATGGTCCACTTCGCCCAGCGGAACGGCGCGGACGCCGACCTCTGGGGCGCTGTGGGCCTGCTCCACGATATGGACTTTGAGCGCTACCCCGATATGCCTGAAGACACGCCAGAGGTGCATGCGCTGGCACGCGCCCTGATCACTGGCGAACCGGTGCCTGAAACGCTGCCCGGACATCCTTTCTATGGCGTGAAGTATCTGCGCGACACCGGCTGGCCGCCCGAGGTGTTGCGCGCTATTCTCAGCCACGCCGACTATAGCGGCATCGCCCCCGAGTCGCCCCTGGAGCGGGCGCTTTACGCCGTGGATGAATTGAGCGGTTTTGTGACCGCCGTGGCCCTGGTGCGCCCGGACAGGTCTATCCACAGCGTCGAGGTGGCGTCGGTAAAGAAGAAGATGAAGGACAAGGCCTTCGCCGCCAAGGTGAGCCGCGAGGGTATGCGTCATGGCGCGGAGGTTATCGGCATGCCCCTCGATGACCTGATCGCCGAGGTGATCGCCGGGCTGCGCGCCGCCGCGCCGCGCCTGGGGCTGGAGGGCGCGGCGTGA
- a CDS encoding glycoside hydrolase family 99-like domain-containing protein: MPHHRYLHRIALMLIPAILAGLTLSPAAPARAAPERPIMAFYYPWWELSDWSYSRMSDLPAPRYSGGDEEAMRRHVQQADDAGIDALVCTWYGPDEDRLNKRCRRLIELAREGGRDLQVAIIPDHSAWGALRSIESLARAVDVLKRDFFSQPNYLRYQGRPVVFWFNPPALGDVGAWRELRNRADPGREQFWFGGTDNFGYLEIYDALYYFDISWERRPGAAMASYASRLEQWNRANGQNRPFVATVMPGYDDLRIRGGHARDRQNGEYYRSTWQTAIERNAQAVVLTSFNEFYEGSHIEPSERYGDLYLRLTRELSDRFRREVGQVALPPEPAPANCQTFPETGHQVCGRLLAYWRENGGLPVFGLPISPQRSVTIEGREVQAQEFERNRLELHPQNQRPYDVLLGRLGAEALARQGRDWQQFARVSGAPAGCLYFAETGHSLCEPFLSYFRGRGLEFDGRRGYSLAENLALFGLPLSEPQTETIEGRALTVQWFERARFEWHPDNPDPYRVLLGRLGAEGR, encoded by the coding sequence ATGCCTCACCATCGCTATCTTCACCGAATCGCGCTGATGCTGATCCCGGCGATCCTGGCCGGCCTGACGCTTTCTCCGGCGGCGCCAGCGCGGGCTGCGCCGGAGCGACCGATCATGGCCTTCTACTATCCCTGGTGGGAGCTTTCGGACTGGTCATACAGCCGGATGAGCGACCTGCCAGCGCCGCGCTACAGCGGCGGCGATGAAGAGGCCATGCGCCGCCACGTGCAGCAGGCCGATGACGCGGGCATTGACGCCCTGGTGTGCACCTGGTACGGTCCCGACGAAGACCGGTTGAACAAGCGCTGCCGCCGGCTGATCGAACTGGCCCGCGAAGGAGGCCGCGACCTGCAGGTGGCGATTATCCCCGATCACTCAGCCTGGGGCGCTCTGCGGAGCATCGAAAGTCTGGCGCGGGCTGTGGACGTGCTGAAGCGCGACTTTTTCAGCCAGCCGAACTACCTGCGCTACCAGGGCCGCCCGGTGGTGTTCTGGTTCAACCCGCCCGCCCTGGGCGACGTGGGCGCGTGGCGCGAGTTGCGCAACCGGGCCGATCCGGGACGCGAGCAGTTCTGGTTTGGCGGCACGGACAATTTCGGCTATCTGGAGATCTACGACGCGCTCTACTACTTTGACATCAGTTGGGAGCGCCGGCCCGGCGCGGCCATGGCCTCGTATGCAAGCCGGCTCGAACAGTGGAACCGCGCCAACGGGCAGAACCGGCCCTTCGTCGCCACGGTGATGCCTGGCTACGACGATCTGCGCATCCGCGGCGGCCATGCCCGCGACCGGCAGAACGGCGAGTACTACCGGAGCACATGGCAGACGGCCATCGAGCGTAACGCGCAGGCTGTGGTGCTCACCAGCTTCAACGAGTTCTACGAAGGCAGCCACATCGAGCCGAGTGAGCGCTATGGCGACCTCTACCTCCGCCTGACCCGCGAACTGAGCGACCGCTTCCGGCGCGAGGTCGGTCAGGTCGCGCTCCCGCCGGAACCAGCCCCCGCGAATTGCCAGACCTTCCCCGAGACGGGTCACCAGGTGTGCGGGCGCCTGCTCGCCTACTGGCGCGAGAACGGCGGCTTGCCGGTCTTCGGCTTGCCGATCAGTCCCCAGCGGAGCGTCACCATTGAGGGGCGCGAGGTGCAGGCCCAGGAGTTTGAGCGTAATCGTCTAGAGCTGCATCCGCAGAACCAGCGGCCCTACGACGTGCTGCTCGGACGACTGGGCGCCGAGGCGCTGGCGCGTCAGGGCCGCGACTGGCAGCAGTTTGCCCGGGTAAGCGGCGCGCCTGCCGGCTGTCTGTATTTTGCCGAGACCGGTCACAGCCTCTGCGAGCCGTTCCTGAGCTACTTCCGAGGGCGGGGGCTGGAGTTCGACGGGCGGCGCGGCTACAGTCTGGCCGAGAACCTGGCCCTCTTCGGCCTGCCGCTCAGCGAGCCGCAGACCGAGACGATCGAGGGGCGCGCGCTGACAGTGCAGTGGTTCGAGCGCGCGCGCTTCGAATGGCACCCTGACAATCCCGATCCGTACCGGGTGTTGCTAGGGCGGCTGGGGGCGGAAGGACGCTGA
- a CDS encoding sensor histidine kinase, with product MTSMQADNGNTEASGRFLEIAEREVGRIILDIHDGPVQNIFAALSQLYVVQRRLAQQQPLFEEELLRIKRSIGLLEHALNEIRNFMGAFRPPEFQRRDLVSILEGLVIQHEELTGNPVSLEILGELPAVPLPVKISLYRILQEALSNAARHGQARRHSVTLSCDGRRITMEVYDDGQGFDVAEVMQRPLAGHFGLEGMRERVHLLGGSFSIESAPGQGARVRVEIPYGRND from the coding sequence ATGACAAGCATGCAAGCGGACAACGGGAACACCGAAGCCTCCGGGCGGTTCCTCGAAATTGCTGAACGCGAAGTGGGCCGGATCATCCTTGACATTCACGATGGTCCGGTTCAGAATATTTTCGCCGCGTTGTCACAACTGTATGTGGTGCAACGGCGCCTGGCTCAGCAGCAACCACTCTTCGAGGAGGAGTTGTTGCGCATCAAGCGCAGCATCGGGTTACTGGAACATGCGCTCAACGAGATCCGCAATTTCATGGGCGCCTTCCGTCCACCCGAGTTCCAGCGTCGCGACCTGGTCTCCATCCTCGAAGGGCTGGTAATCCAGCACGAAGAATTGACCGGCAATCCCGTCAGCCTGGAGATCCTCGGCGAGTTGCCGGCGGTGCCATTGCCGGTTAAGATCTCACTCTACCGGATTTTGCAAGAGGCGCTTTCAAACGCCGCGCGCCATGGGCAGGCCCGGCGCCACAGTGTTACTTTGAGTTGTGACGGGCGCAGGATCACGATGGAGGTGTACGATGACGGCCAGGGGTTCGATGTCGCCGAAGTAATGCAGCGACCCCTGGCGGGGCATTTCGGTCTGGAAGGGATGCGCGAGCGGGTGCATCTACTCGGCGGGAGCTTTAGCATCGAGAGCGCACCCGGTCAGGGCGCCCGGGTGCGGGTTGAGATACCATACGGCAGAAATGATTAG
- a CDS encoding response regulator transcription factor: MIRVFLADDHALVLEGLRSLIEAEGDIEVVGTASDGDQVVDAVRTLRPDVVVLDLQMPTVSGLECLQRIRAEGLPAKVLVLSAFYDGDTIQSALEAEADGFALKTEPPQQTVACIRQVYQGQLVFPQAARRWLRQQRHRTGPATDLSEREAEVLSLVAQGLTNTQIAQRLNVSENTIKFHLQNIYQKLGVSNRTEAAGIFFKQRQEGRR; the protein is encoded by the coding sequence ATGATTAGAGTTTTTCTTGCCGATGATCATGCGCTGGTGCTGGAAGGGTTGCGCTCGCTCATCGAGGCCGAGGGCGACATCGAGGTGGTTGGCACCGCCAGTGACGGCGACCAGGTGGTTGACGCGGTGCGCACGTTGCGGCCCGATGTGGTGGTCCTCGATTTACAGATGCCCACGGTCAGCGGGCTAGAGTGCCTGCAGCGCATTCGCGCCGAGGGGTTGCCGGCCAAGGTGCTGGTGCTCTCGGCCTTCTACGATGGCGATACCATCCAGTCGGCCCTCGAAGCCGAAGCCGATGGCTTTGCCCTGAAGACCGAACCGCCGCAGCAGACGGTGGCATGCATCCGCCAGGTCTACCAGGGGCAACTCGTCTTTCCGCAGGCGGCCCGGCGCTGGCTGCGTCAGCAACGGCACCGCACCGGTCCGGCCACCGATCTCTCCGAGCGCGAGGCCGAGGTGCTCTCGCTGGTGGCCCAGGGCCTGACCAATACTCAGATCGCCCAGCGCCTGAATGTCAGTGAGAACACCATAAAGTTCCATCTGCAAAATATCTACCAGAAACTCGGAGTGAGCAACCGCACCGAAGCGGCGGGGATCTTCTTCAAACAGCGCCAGGAGGGGCGGCGGTGA
- a CDS encoding MFS transporter, translating into MIAPTAAALPIDDRRELAGWYFYDWANSAFSTTVVTVFLGPYLTSITEAAADERGLVYPLGIPVAAGAFFPYMVSLSVLLQVFFLPILGAIADYSHAKKGMLAAFAYIGAGATMLMYFLDGNRYFLGGLLFLIANLAFGASIVFYNAFLPEISSPDRRDAVSSRGWAMGYLGGGLLLLANLVLFSNREALGLPTDLAVRISITSAGMWWAIFTIIPLLTLRRREPLKRLPPGEHYLTVGFKQLAHTFREMRHYPQTLLFLGAYLLYNDGIQAVIALASQFGAQELGLDQGILIQAILMVQFVAFFGALAFGWIAQRIGSKRAILLSLLIWSGAVIYGYFMPAGVPAQFFLLAAIIALVLGGSQAISRSVFSLMIPKGQEAEYFGIYEVSERGTSWLAPFLFGLAYQFTTSYRIAIISLIIFFVAGFALLLFVDVRRAAEAAGNVAPATA; encoded by the coding sequence ATGATCGCCCCGACCGCAGCCGCGCTGCCGATTGACGATCGCCGTGAACTGGCCGGCTGGTACTTCTACGACTGGGCCAACTCCGCTTTTTCAACTACTGTCGTTACCGTCTTTCTCGGGCCGTATCTCACATCAATCACCGAGGCCGCCGCTGACGAGCGCGGCCTGGTCTATCCCCTCGGCATCCCCGTCGCCGCCGGCGCCTTCTTCCCCTACATGGTCTCGCTATCGGTGCTACTGCAAGTCTTCTTCCTGCCCATCCTGGGCGCCATCGCCGATTACTCCCACGCCAAGAAGGGCATGCTGGCAGCCTTCGCCTATATCGGCGCAGGCGCCACGATGTTGATGTATTTTCTGGACGGGAACCGCTACTTTCTCGGAGGGCTGCTGTTCCTGATCGCCAACCTCGCCTTCGGCGCGTCGATCGTCTTTTACAATGCCTTTCTGCCCGAAATCTCCAGCCCCGACCGGCGCGACGCGGTCTCGTCGCGCGGCTGGGCGATGGGCTACCTGGGCGGTGGTTTGCTCTTGCTGGCCAATCTGGTGTTGTTCAGCAACCGGGAGGCGCTGGGGTTGCCGACCGACCTGGCTGTACGTATCAGCATCACCTCGGCGGGGATGTGGTGGGCCATCTTCACCATCATTCCGCTGCTGACCCTGCGCCGCCGCGAGCCATTGAAGCGGCTCCCCCCAGGCGAGCATTATCTGACGGTTGGCTTCAAACAACTGGCGCACACCTTCCGGGAAATGCGCCACTATCCCCAGACGTTGCTGTTTCTGGGCGCCTACCTGCTCTATAACGACGGCATCCAGGCGGTGATTGCTCTGGCCTCGCAGTTCGGGGCGCAGGAACTTGGCCTGGACCAGGGGATTCTCATCCAGGCGATCCTGATGGTGCAGTTCGTAGCCTTCTTTGGCGCCCTGGCCTTTGGCTGGATAGCGCAGCGCATCGGCTCAAAGCGGGCCATTCTCCTCAGCCTGCTCATCTGGAGCGGCGCGGTGATCTACGGCTACTTCATGCCCGCGGGCGTGCCAGCGCAGTTTTTCCTGCTCGCGGCGATCATCGCCCTGGTGCTGGGAGGCAGTCAGGCCATCAGCCGTTCAGTCTTCTCGCTGATGATTCCGAAGGGGCAGGAAGCGGAGTACTTTGGCATCTACGAGGTGAGCGAACGGGGTACGAGCTGGCTGGCGCCCTTTCTCTTCGGACTGGCCTACCAGTTCACGACCAGCTACCGTATCGCGATCATCTCGCTGATCATCTTCTTCGTGGCGGGGTTCGCGCTGCTGCTCTTCGTGGACGTGCGGCGCGCGGCTGAAGCGGCGGGCAACGTGGCTCCGGCAACCGCGTAG
- a CDS encoding CPBP family glutamic-type intramembrane protease, producing the protein MAREQDQPHPTDAFGLPEGLLAAIVAALLLVGVFALHVFATPMPPAERWGSLTAFSLLALGLTLPGCATLYDGLGRVVRRDWRALAALLAVAPVLYAAYALAVRELTAVGLISAILFTIVPALAFSLARDRRQPALGDAVALTYLGLALGLHLVPRLTLPQQGGLVGFFSLTLAPLLLLLFAARGWPGLGFTWRLSGRELRDALAAGLLATILALGASALLYGARPASSLPTASAFIMSVITSYFFVALPMELLLRGGAQNGLARALEGRAGPRAPWLALAAATALSALAGAAPGGWLPGPVAGGLAGLAAGWTYIRTGKLTAAALASGLAVLGTSLV; encoded by the coding sequence GTGGCTCGCGAACAGGACCAGCCGCATCCTACCGACGCCTTCGGGTTGCCCGAAGGGCTTCTCGCCGCCATCGTCGCCGCGCTGCTACTGGTCGGGGTATTCGCGCTGCACGTCTTCGCCACCCCCATGCCTCCCGCCGAGCGTTGGGGCAGCCTGACCGCATTTAGCCTTCTGGCCCTGGGGTTGACCCTGCCCGGCTGCGCGACGCTGTACGACGGGCTGGGCCGCGTAGTGCGGCGTGACTGGCGCGCCCTGGCCGCGCTGCTGGCCGTGGCGCCCGTGCTCTACGCGGCCTACGCCCTCGCGGTGCGCGAACTGACCGCCGTGGGACTGATCTCGGCAATCCTTTTCACTATCGTGCCAGCCCTGGCCTTCAGTCTGGCCCGCGACCGCCGGCAACCCGCCCTCGGCGACGCAGTGGCGCTGACCTACCTCGGACTGGCCCTGGGCCTGCACCTGGTTCCACGCCTCACCCTGCCGCAGCAGGGCGGGCTGGTAGGCTTCTTCTCATTGACCCTGGCGCCGCTGCTCTTGCTCCTCTTCGCGGCGCGCGGCTGGCCCGGCCTGGGCTTCACCTGGCGCCTCAGCGGGCGCGAACTCCGCGATGCCCTGGCTGCGGGTCTGCTTGCAACCATTCTGGCCCTGGGAGCCAGCGCGCTGCTGTATGGCGCCCGCCCGGCTAGCAGCCTGCCCACTGCCAGCGCTTTCATTATGTCAGTTATTACCAGCTACTTTTTCGTCGCCCTGCCCATGGAACTACTCCTGCGCGGCGGAGCGCAAAACGGCCTGGCCCGCGCCCTGGAGGGCCGCGCCGGCCCCCGCGCGCCGTGGCTGGCTCTTGCTGCGGCCACGGCCCTTTCGGCGCTGGCCGGCGCCGCGCCGGGCGGGTGGCTGCCGGGGCCGGTTGCCGGGGGCCTCGCCGGCCTCGCCGCCGGCTGGACCTATATCCGCACCGGCAAGCTCACCGCCGCGGCCCTCGCCAGCGGGCTGGCGGTCCTGGGAACGAGCCTGGTCTGA
- a CDS encoding insulinase family protein produces MTLTHGFELLRDEHIAELNTRARLYRHAKTGAQLLSLENDDENKSFGITFRTPPADNTGIAHILEHCVLCGSRKYPVKKPFFELVKSSVKTFLNAMTYPDKTVYPVASTNLTDFYNLVDVYLDAVFFPRLTPEVLKQEGWRYELPRKDASLVFQGVVYNEMKGAYSSPDNLLYRYSQQALFPNTTYGVSSGGDPRYIPDLTYEQFKRFHETLYHPSNARIFFYGDDDPERRLRVLDAYLSQFEPLESPSQIALQPRFEAPRVVEETYPASSEESGKKGMVSINWMLGEESDMTRVLALDVLSYILVGTAAAPLYKALMDSRLGESLTGSGYYDGLRQHTFSVGLKGIDPADAARVEELVLQTLEHLATEGIDPEQVAAALNTVEFALRENNTGSFPRGLSLMLRALHTWLYDGDPLAALRFEGPLEAIKAAVARGEPIFERLIREMLLDNPHRVRVVLRPDPARAERDAAAERARLEAVRAAMSEADLERLVVETAELRRLQEEPDRPEDLARIPTLTIADLDRHGKTIPTDELEVGGAPLLFHDLFTNGVVYLDLAFDLRALPPELLPFVPLFARGLTEMGTTKEDFVRLVQRIGRETGGISASAITATHVMTGEPVGRLLVRGKSTLAQTGAMLAIIRDILLEMRLDEQERFRQIVTRAKASRESSLVPSGNAYARKRLAARFDAAEWADEQMSGISGLFFVRELERRVTDDWPGVLAQLEALRRHLVNRAALVANVTVDRRAFSTIAAALDDFLAELPAAPYTPAAWRVAEPGPNEGLIIPAQVNYVAKGANLKALGVNVGGAASAVTRFLYNAYLLEKIRVQGGAYGASSSYDRSSGIFAWTSYRDPHLLRTLDVYDGTAAFLRSVELDRLTVERSIIGTIGDLDAYQLPDARGYTALVRHLTGVSDEYRQSIREQILDATADDFRAFADAAEAASVYGAIAVLGSAESIEAANRERPGLLQPVQVL; encoded by the coding sequence ATGACCCTGACCCACGGCTTTGAATTGCTGCGCGATGAGCATATCGCCGAATTGAACACTCGCGCGCGACTGTACCGCCACGCCAAGACCGGCGCCCAGCTCCTCTCACTTGAAAATGACGATGAGAATAAGAGTTTCGGTATTACCTTCCGCACCCCGCCCGCCGATAATACCGGCATTGCCCACATCCTCGAACACTGCGTGCTCTGCGGCTCGCGCAAGTACCCGGTCAAAAAGCCTTTCTTTGAACTGGTTAAGAGTTCGGTCAAGACCTTCCTGAATGCCATGACCTATCCGGACAAGACCGTCTACCCGGTCGCGTCCACCAATCTGACCGATTTCTACAACCTGGTTGATGTGTACCTCGACGCGGTCTTCTTTCCGCGCCTGACGCCTGAAGTGCTGAAACAGGAGGGCTGGCGCTACGAACTGCCCCGGAAAGACGCGTCTCTGGTCTTTCAAGGGGTGGTGTATAACGAAATGAAGGGCGCCTACTCGTCGCCCGATAATCTGCTCTATCGCTACAGCCAGCAGGCCCTCTTCCCGAACACCACCTATGGCGTCTCCTCAGGCGGCGATCCGAGGTACATTCCTGACCTGACCTACGAGCAGTTCAAACGCTTCCACGAAACCCTGTACCATCCATCCAACGCGCGCATCTTCTTCTACGGCGACGATGACCCCGAACGGCGCCTGCGGGTGCTCGACGCTTACCTGAGCCAGTTCGAGCCGCTGGAGAGTCCCTCGCAGATCGCCCTGCAGCCGCGCTTCGAGGCCCCTCGCGTCGTTGAGGAGACCTATCCCGCCTCAAGCGAGGAGAGCGGCAAGAAGGGCATGGTCAGCATAAACTGGATGCTTGGCGAGGAAAGCGACATGACCCGTGTGCTGGCCCTCGATGTACTGAGCTACATCCTGGTCGGCACCGCCGCCGCCCCGCTCTACAAGGCGCTGATGGACTCGCGCCTGGGCGAGAGTCTCACCGGCAGCGGCTATTACGACGGGCTGCGCCAGCATACTTTCTCGGTGGGCCTCAAGGGGATTGACCCCGCCGACGCGGCGCGGGTCGAGGAACTGGTGCTCCAGACGCTTGAGCATCTGGCGACGGAAGGGATTGACCCCGAGCAGGTGGCCGCGGCCCTGAACACGGTCGAGTTCGCCCTGCGCGAGAACAACACCGGGTCTTTCCCCCGCGGCCTGAGCCTGATGCTGCGCGCCCTGCACACCTGGCTCTATGATGGCGATCCTCTGGCTGCGCTGCGCTTCGAGGGGCCCCTGGAAGCGATCAAGGCCGCTGTGGCTCGCGGCGAGCCAATCTTTGAACGCCTGATCCGCGAAATGTTGCTCGACAATCCCCACCGCGTGCGCGTGGTGCTGCGCCCCGATCCCGCCCGGGCCGAGCGCGACGCCGCTGCGGAACGCGCTCGCCTCGAAGCCGTCCGCGCTGCGATGAGCGAGGCCGATCTCGAACGTCTGGTGGTTGAGACCGCCGAGTTGCGCCGGTTGCAGGAGGAACCCGACCGGCCCGAGGATCTGGCTCGCATCCCTACGCTGACCATCGCCGACCTCGACCGCCACGGCAAGACCATTCCCACCGACGAACTAGAGGTCGGCGGCGCGCCGTTGCTCTTCCACGACCTCTTTACCAACGGCGTGGTATACCTCGATCTGGCCTTCGACCTGCGGGCGCTCCCGCCAGAGTTGCTGCCCTTCGTGCCCCTCTTCGCCCGGGGCCTTACCGAGATGGGCACCACAAAGGAAGATTTCGTGCGCCTGGTGCAGCGCATCGGTCGCGAGACCGGCGGTATCAGCGCCTCGGCTATCACTGCCACCCACGTGATGACCGGCGAGCCGGTGGGCCGGTTGCTGGTGCGCGGCAAGAGCACCCTGGCCCAGACCGGGGCTATGCTGGCGATTATCCGCGACATCCTGCTCGAAATGCGCCTGGACGAGCAGGAGCGTTTCCGCCAGATCGTCACCCGCGCCAAGGCCAGCCGCGAGTCGTCGCTAGTCCCTAGCGGCAACGCCTACGCCCGCAAGCGCCTGGCGGCGCGCTTCGACGCTGCCGAATGGGCCGACGAGCAGATGAGCGGCATCAGCGGACTGTTCTTCGTGCGCGAGCTGGAGCGTCGCGTCACCGATGACTGGCCCGGCGTCCTGGCCCAGCTCGAGGCGCTGCGCCGCCATCTCGTCAATCGCGCGGCGCTGGTGGCCAATGTAACCGTTGACCGGCGCGCCTTCAGCACGATCGCGGCGGCTCTCGACGATTTTCTCGCCGAACTGCCCGCCGCGCCGTACACGCCCGCTGCCTGGCGCGTTGCCGAGCCCGGCCCGAATGAGGGCCTGATCATCCCCGCTCAGGTCAACTACGTGGCCAAGGGCGCCAACCTTAAGGCCCTGGGCGTCAACGTCGGCGGAGCGGCCAGTGCGGTCACGCGCTTCCTCTATAACGCCTACCTGCTGGAAAAGATCCGCGTGCAGGGCGGCGCCTATGGCGCCAGCAGCAGTTACGACCGTAGCAGCGGGATTTTTGCCTGGACGTCGTACCGCGATCCTCACCTGCTGCGGACTCTGGATGTCTATGACGGCACCGCCGCTTTCCTGCGGAGCGTGGAACTGGATCGTCTGACGGTTGAACGCAGCATTATCGGCACGATTGGCGACCTGGACGCCTACCAGTTGCCCGACGCGCGGGGCTACACCGCCCTGGTGCGCCATCTGACCGGCGTCAGCGACGAGTACCGCCAGAGCATCCGCGAGCAGATCCTCGACGCTACCGCCGACGATTTCCGCGCCTTCGCCGACGCGGCGGAGGCCGCGAGCGTCTACGGCGCTATTGCCGTCCTGGGTTCGGCTGAATCCATCGAGGCGGCTAACCGCGAACGTCCGGGACTATTGCAGCCAGTGCAGGTGTTGTAA